GTTCGCGAATTCCAGCCCTGGCCTTCCCTTCTTCCCTAAAGGGAGTCGAGAGAAAAAGCCTGGCGCTGGAATTGGTGGGATCTTCCCTCACCGACAAAATGGCATGTGCTTTTGCCCGGGACAGAAGGCCCAGTTCCCTGTATGCCTGGGCCAAATCCACGTTTCTGACTGCCCGATCCTGATCCAACAAAAACCTGGAGCGGTAAACGGACCTGCTGTTATTTCTGGCCATGGAATTTTCCAGGGCCCGCACAGCATCCGCCGGCCTGTGCAAATCCCTCAGTATCAAGGCCTGGTACAGATAGGGGGTTGGATCCATGGGGTCCAGCTCAGCCGCTCTATTCAAAACCACAAGCGCTTCCCTGTGACGTCCTAGCTGGTGCAGGGATTTCCCCAGATAGCTAAGGGGCAAAGAAGCCATGGGCTCTACCAGTGAAGCCGACAAGAACTCTTCCAAGGCCTTTTCAGCACTTCCTTCTCGCATTTCCAAGATGCCTAGGCCCATGTGAGCCTCGCTGGAAAAAGGCTCCAACTCAAGGGCTGCTTGGAGCTTTTCCCTGGCCTTGAGATGCTCACCCACTGCCAAGAGCATGAAACCCTTGAGCACCAGGATGCCTGAATTACCAGGGCTAAAGAGCTCTGCTAGCTCCAGGAAGCCCCTGGCTTCCTTGGATCTTCCCATACCCCATGACAGCTCAGCCGCCTGTATCAGGGCCGGCACGTACCTTGGATCCCTCTCCAAAACATTCAATACTGCCTCGAGGGCCCCCTCCAGATCTCCCTCTGACCTGAGGATGACAGCTCTGGCAAGTTGCGCGGTGGGGGAACCGGCATATACTTGCAGGGCCTTGCCTGAGAGCGCCTCGGCTCTAGCCGGATCTTTCTGGACCAATGCCATCAAAGATCGTTGGGCAATTACCAAGGCTGGCAGCTCCTCCTCCAAGCCATCTGGACCGCCCAACTTCTTAAGGGCTTCGTCCATTTCCCCCATGCCAAGACTGGCTATGCCCCAAAGGCTGTCAAACAACCTGCTCCATCCCCACATGACCTGGCCCTCCAACAAGAGCTCCCTGGCCTCCTGAAAAAGACCTTGTTGGATCCTCCCCAATGCCAGGCCTGCCCATTTCAGCCCCAAGTTGGAGGGCAAGGCTTCAAATTTTTCTTGAGCTTCTTGCCCTTTGCCTTGATCCATGAGAATCCAGGCCAGCAAAAGCTTAGCCATGGGATCGGCCAGTTGCTCCTGGCACAAATCCATGGCCTTTTGAGTCTCCCCAGCATTCCTGGCTTCCAAGGCCTGGAGGAGCCCCTCAGGCCATGTTTCCTCCTCTTCCAGACGCACATCCAAAGGGCTGATCCATATGGGATGTCTCAAGACCCATTGAACACTCTGTGCAGGGTGAAGCCTCAGACTTTCTATTCTGGGAGGTCTTGCAGGGCTCAGGCTGGCCTTCTGCCCTGAATCCAGTACGGTCTGGCCCCAGGCGTGGATTAGGTACACCTGGCCTGCCAGGATCCATATCTCTCCTTCTCCCGAATACTCATCCAGCATGAGGCCCATGTCAGTTCCTCTCACTCCCACCATCACACTTCCCACTTCCCAGTCCACAGGATGCAGCGCCCTGACCCATACCCGTCCTCCAAGAAGCTTGTAAAGGCTCTGGGGGGGCTTGAAAAAGCCTTGCCGGCTGCCTGCCTTTTGCACTTGGAACCCAACTTTTCCCATGCGTTTTATCTGGATGCGGCTTTGCTCGTGGAGCTGTACCTGGGTTTGGTCCTGGAAAAGGAGGGCGGCACGAGCCCCTTTAGCTGTTACCACCATATCCCCTTCTGCCAAAGACATGCCTGTCCTGGCCTTTACCCAGGGTCCTTGGGACGAGGAGGCCACCAGCACCTCCCCCTGGATGTGGACTATCTTTCCCTGAAACTCCTGGGCCCGGGCAGTTGACAGAGGCAAAAGAATCATCAACAGGCTCGCAACGCAAGCCATTGCCTTTTGCCCTGAAATGGAGGCACCCCACATTGGGCTCAACCGGCAACTTATTTTCTGAAGCATGAGTAGGTGATAGGCAATTGGTAATTCAAAGCCCGGCTTGATGTCAAGAAAAAATGGATCACATGAGCATTTCCGAGAATATTGATTGACAATCTCTAAGGCAGGTTCTATCTTAGCAATCAATGGGTGCAAATACCCAAGGCAAGGGCGCCAGAGGAAGCATATGGCTTTTGTTGGAAAGCTCTCCAGAAAAAAAATGAGATGGGTCAGTATGTTTGCGGCTGGGTGGCTTTGCATCTGGCTCTTGCAGGTTCCCCCAGCCCTTCAAGAAGCTCCTTGCAACTCATTAGAGGCCATTTTATTTCCGCTGCAAGACCCAGCAGAGTGCTGCTGTCAAGGTAAAGATCCAGAAAACCTCTCTCACCCTCCTTGTGGTTCACATCAAAGTTGCAGTAGCCCTTCCATCCCGGAATCAGGAAAGCTCCTTTTCGCTCACACTTCTTCGGGCCAACAGTTTCCCCAGACAGAGTGTCTCTCTGAGAAGGCTTTCTTGACCGGGTCTTTTCAAAACCTCAATCCATTGTCTTACAAGCCGTGCAAGACACCTAGACAAGTGTACCTCTTGAATCAGATTCTGCTTATTTGAATTCCTACTCATGCATTCCAAAAATCTGCCAGGCAACCCATGCTCCTTGAACTGTCGATCTGAGGCCTGGATCATTAGCCCTTACTGTTTATGAGCAGCGGTTTTCAGGTAGGCTTGGCCTACCCTGTGAGGGCAAAAAGAATGATCCTGTGGGTCAAGGCTGATGAGCCTGGCATAGGAGTTTGGGCCCAAAGCATATCTGTCCAAGCATGGTCAGAAACGCTATTGGGGACTTGTTGGAGTCCGCATCAGGTGGAGGGTTCTCATTTGGGTTTTCTAAGATGGCCTTCCATCTGTAAGTGGTAAAGGACAAGAAAACAAATTCTTGGGAGGAGTAACTCCATGGAAGATTCTAAGAGCATGAAAGACTCTTGTGGCAAGACCGCTTATGAAAATGGGCACAGGAGGCACAATAGACTCTCTCGGAGTGGGATGAGAGCTGTTTTGCAAATTCTCATTGCAGGGGTGGCCACATTGGGCCTTACATCTGGATGCTTTTCCCCTGGGGATTCATCCTCTTCACCCCAGGTCAAGGGAGACCAGTGGCGGCTTTCGATTAAGGACTTTCAGGAGGGCAAGGCCCGCCACTTCCATTACAGATTAGCTGACAATACCACAGTTAGGTTCTTCCTCATCAAGACCTCTGACGGGACCTTTCGGGCCGCACTGGATGCTTGTGATGTTTGTTGGCCGCAGGGAAAGGGATATGTTCAGGATGGGAATTACATGGTCTGCAAGAACTGCGGACGTACATTCCGGAATCAAGACATAGGGCTGTACAGAGGGGGCTGCAATCCACACCCCTTGCAGTCCCGGCTTGAGGGAAAGGAGTTGGTGATAGAGCTGAAGGAGCTTCAGGAAGGCGCAAGATACTTCAGATCCACCAACCAGGTTTATTAGCCATGGCCCATAAAGTTGGGGGCTACGCCCAAAGCCCCAGTCACATGGAGTTGCTCTAAGGTGAAAAACCAGGGGGAAACCACAGAGTGAAGAACCAGAGTGCATTTGATCAGGACAACATTTATCACAGAATATCAATAAGTTAGCCTGAATCTTTCACTCATCGTGAATGATGCGGGCTATTTGGGGGGGGTAGCAGATCATGAAGATGCAGGACATGGTCTGGAAAAGACTTCAGAGAAAAAAGGCCAAAGCCTTGTTTGTGCTCCTGGGTCTTTTGATAGGCGTGGGGGCTGCTGTGGGCTTTCTAAGCCTCACCCGTGCCCTCACTATGGAGATACAGCACAAGATGGAGCTTTACGGGGCCAATATCCTGATAACCCCTGCCACAGACAACCTCTCCTTGTCTTTCGGGGGAATTACCTTGGGGAGCATTTCCTTTGACATGAAGGAACTCCAGCAGAAGGAATTGGGAAATCTCTTGAGCATTCCCAATGCTCGCAATATAGCTGCCGTGGGCCCCATGCTGCTGGGAGCTGTGGCACATGGGGACAGAAGGCTTATTCTGGCCGGCATGGAATTCAGCTCCTTGGGCGCCCTTAGGCCCTGGTGGAGAATAAATGGGGAGTATCCTACTCAGGGTCAGGTAGTACTGGGAGCAGAGGCTGCAAGAATAATGGGTTTGAAGCCGGGGGAGGAATGGTCCATTCTGGGATCCAGATGGAAGATCTCTGGGGTCCTTGAGCCCACCGGGTCCCAGGAGGATCTGATGGCTTTCGCCCCTCTCTCAGAGGTTCAATCGGCCCTTGGGAAAGAGGGAAAAATAAGCATGGTGGAGGTGGCGGCCCTTTGCGCGGGATGCCCCATAGAAGAGATGGTGGCCCAGATTTCAAAGGTGCTGCCAGAGGCTAGGGTGCAGGCCATCAAACAGGTGGTGGAGGGTCGCATTGAAGCCATGAAACAAATGCAAAGGGTGGCCATGGGTCTTTCGGGGCTGGTGCTCTTGGTGGGATCCCTGGTGGTGTTTGTCACCATGATGGCCAGTGTAAGAGAGCGTACATCAGAGATAGGAGTTCTGGGAGCCATTGGATTTCCCAAGAAACAAATCGCAAAACTCATTCTCACGGAAGCAGCAGTCCTCTCTTTCTTGGCCGGAATTCTGGGATATGGCATTGGCATGCTTTCGGCCAAGGTGGCCTTACCATTTTTCTCAGAGGGGCACTCCCACAGTGCAGCCCATCTTCTTTTCCAGCCGGAGCTGGCCTTGGGGGCTGTGGCCCTTTCAACTGGCTTGGGGCTTCTGGCCAGCCTTTACCCTGCTTTGGCCGCATCCAGATTGGATCCTGCGGAGGCCATTCGCAGCCACTAGGCGCCATGATTCCAAAGAAGCGCAAAGTCAGGGTTGTATCGAGGATATGAATGAATGACTTGATTCATGCTAAAAAGCAAACAGATTGGGGATTTCAGATCCCACCCTGGTTCCAGAGGGATTACCTGGAGGTGCTGTGGGGTTTCGGGCCTCCCCAATGAGGGGGCTACAGGAGCAATCCAGGCTGGAAATTGGGAGGAGTGACATGTGCTTGATAAGAGCTGAGGGAATAGTCAAGAGATACGGCCATGGGCCTGGTGTGGTGGAGGCTTTAAGAGGCATTGACCTGGAAGTTCCCGAAGGGGATTGGCTGGCCATAATGGGGCGCTCAGGCTCAGGGAAATCAACGCTTCTGACCGTGTTGGGAGGCTTGAACTCTCCAAGTGGAGGCAATTATTGGGTGGAGGATGTAGAACTCTATTGTCTGCCCCTCCAGCAGCGAGCCGAGTTCAGAAGGGAGAAGATGGGCTTCGTATTCCAAAGCTTCCAGCTTCTGGACTATCTTTCAGCCATAGAAAATGTAATGCTACCTTTGGTGAACAGCCCCATGCCTTCCCGCCGAAAGAAGCAACTGGCCAGGGAGGCCCTGGAAAAGGTGGGCCTGTACCACAAGGGATCAAGGCTGCCTGCCCAGCTCTCAGGAGGAGAACAGCAGAGAGTGGCCATTGCAAGGGCCATAGTGAACCGTCCAGTGCTTCTTCTTGCGGACGAGCCTACAGGCAATTTGGATTCAGCCACTGCCGAGCAAGTCATGGAGCTCTTCGGGGAGCTCAACAGTCAAGGAATGACAATAGTGATGGTCACCCACAGCGAGCAGTGGGCAGCCATGGCAAAAAGGATCACAAGAATATCCGATGGTCGCGTGATGGGAAATTAGTTGGTGCACCCCATGCTCCTTGGGGAGCCTGTTTTCTGAGTCTCAATGATGAGGGAGGATGAAATGAAACGTGTTGTTCTATGGGGCCTGATCTTACTGGGAGGGCTCTTTTTTTGGATGTGGCTTCGAGGGGGATTGGTCAACTCAGGGCTCAGAAGCCCACGAGAGCTCTTCCCTTCGGCACATCGCCAATCAGCCCCTGAGATCCTGGTCAGGGATTTGGGCGGTACAACGGCCAGCATCCCAGGGCAGCTCCGAGGGCCTGCATTGGTGGTTTTCTGGGCCAGTTGGTGACCGGCCTGCAGGAGGGAGTTGCCTTCCTGGGAAAAGCTATATAAGGAGGTGGGGGATCAACCCATCCGGCTCATTGCAGTGGCGGTCAGAGACAGCAAGAATGAACTCAGAAGGCTCGTGGCTGGGGAGGGCTTGACTCTGCCTGTTTTTCTGGATGAGCTTGGGAACTCTGCTTCCAGTTGGGGTGTTAGGGCTCTGCCCACTGCAGTTTATTTGGATCATGGCGGAAGGCTGGCGGGCAGGTTCGTAGGCCCCCAGAGCTGGGACAAGGAGACACTTCTAAAACTGGCCCAAGAAGACATGAAATGAGGGGAAGTCTCCCTTGGCCTTGTTTGCAGAATTGACAGGAGTCCACTCCCTCACCTAGAATCCCCCTAATTAGGCAGGGGAATCTGGAGGAAGATCATGATTAAGCTCTTGGCCGTGCAGGGTAGTCCTCGAAAGGGCGGTAACACAGAGATCCTGCTGGAGAAGGCCATAGAAGGGGCTTTGGCCGCTGGTGCCCAGGTCAAGAAGGTTGAGCTTAGGCTGCTTCATATAACACCTTGCCTTGAAATCTATGAATGTAAGAAAACCGGGCTTTGCCCCATCCAAGACGACATGACTCCGCTTTACTCGGAGATAGACTCTTCTAACAGACTCATTCTGGCCTCGCCCATATTCTTTTACAGTGTCACAGCCCATGCCAAGGCTTTTATAGACAGGTGCCAGGCCGGATGGGCCCGCAGATATGTTCTTGGCAGGCGTGTGGAGTCCCCTGTGGCAAGAAAGGGCGCCTTCATATCTGTGGGAGCCACCAGGGGCAAGAAGCTCTTTGAGGGTGTGAAGCTAACCGTCAAGTATTTCTTCGACGCACTGGACATGGAGTATGCCGAGGAATTGCTGGTGAGAGGGGTGGACGAGAAAGGTGAGATCCTCAATTATCCTGAGCACCTTCAGGCGGCTTACGAGCTGGGAAGGCGCATGGGCACTCCCTGAACAAGAGGTTTCATAATGATCTTGAGCTTCCTCAGGAACAAGGTGATGGACGTGAGCCAGGAAAAAGACGGCTCTCTTAGGGTTTCCTGGAGACTTACGGACACCTTTTGGGATGCAGCTCTGGAGATAGTTGTAACACTGCCTGATCTCGAGATAAGAGCCGCATCAGGCACCATCCGTAGATCTCCCTACAAGCAGTGCAGTTCTGCTCCAGAGCTGCTTTCAAGGGTTGTGGGAGTAAGAGTGGGAGCAGGGTTGAGAAAAATAGTGGAGGGGTTAGTGGGAGGCCCCTCGGGCTGCCCGGAGCTGGCAGAAGGGGTCTTGGAATGCTGTAATGCCGTGATACTGCACTTTACCGTGCCCCAGCTCCAGGCCACTGAGACAGGTACAGAGGAGCAAAAAAGGGAGAGCTTCCAGGCCATGCTAAGACTCAATCCCCGCCTGGTGAGAAGCTGTGTGGCCTTTGCCGAGGACAGTCCACTGATGCAAGGTCTTGTTTGAATGGGCGTTTGTTTTCTTGGTCCAGTCCCAAGGCGGCAAGCCAGGGCGACTTTGACTTGATCCCAAAGGAGACACCCGGATGATCTCTTTTAGCAGAACCATGCTCGTGGGAGCCGAATTCCCTCAAGAGGATCTGGTTCGCTTTCACGGAATGCTTGAAGACCGCATATATGCCATGGAAATTCTCATGGATGTGCGCATATCGGACGGTGTGGTCCAGGCCATTCGAGGCCGGATGAAGAGATTTACGACTCCTGTGTGCCCCAAGGCAGAGGACATATTACAAGTGGCAGTGGGGATGTCCTTGAGGGAACCAGGCTGGATCTCCAGAATCAATAAGGAAGTGGGCCGAAAGGGCTGCCAGCATTTTGCCGAGATATTGGTGGAGTGCGGCAGATGCCTGGATGCGGCCTGCATGGCCCATGATGTGTTTGCCAAGATCAAGGAGACTCCGGATGTTGACCCCTCATGGCTGGCTCAGGCTTATAGCGCTTCCCACCCAGAGCTTTCTGGCAGATGTATGGCCTCACCATAAAACTCCATCGTGGGTTTCAGCATGCGAATAGACCTTCATGTGCACACATCCCCAAGATCTCAGTGCAGCTCCATAGACCCAATACAGCTCATGGAAAGAGCCCAAAGTATTGGGCTTCAAGGCGTTTGTCTCACAGAACATGGAATCATGTGGGACAAACAAGAAGTGGAAGAGCTGCAAAGGACTCATGAAAATGTGCGCATATTGCGTGGAATGGAGGTAACCACCAACCAAGGAGATGTGCTTGTATTCGGGCTCTCGAGGGACATAAAGAACATAGTGCCCATAGAGGAACTCAGAAGGGAGGTCCTGGCTGCAGGGGGCTTCATGGTGGCGGCTCACCCCTTCAGGGGATTTCTTCTTTTTGGAATAACTCAACTTCAGGTAAGCCCGGAGCAGGCCTGCCGCAGACCCTTGTTTCAAAATGTGGATGGAGTGGAGATAGGAAACTGCAAGGTCACCCAACCCGAAAACGAAATGGCAAGACAGGTGGCCCTGAGGCTGGGCCTGGCAAAAGTCGCGGGAAGCGACGCGCATAGTTTGGAAGAGCTGGGAAGATGGGTAACCGTATTTCAGAGGGAAATAAGAAATGAATTAGAACTGGTGGAGGAGTTGCGTCAGGGACGATTTTCGGTGGAGCAGGCTCTGTAAAGGGGCTGATTGAATCTTCGTGCTATTCTGGAGCTGGAAAGGCTCAAGAACACCGCCAAAGCCGGAAAAATGGGAAATGACTCTTTTGGCCCGAATTATTGAGGATTACTGGATGATTCCGCCTGATTTTCCCTATCGGGTCCTTTTCGCTGGTCTGGGCCTGAACATGGGTAAGTGCAGTGAATGGGCAGGGACATGCCCCCCAACCTCATCCATCATATGGAATCATCCAGCCTAGAAATATTGGATGTCTTCTTGTCCATCAGCCACCCAATATTTTTGATATGAAAAGTACAGGCCTGTATTGCCAACCGCTTGAGGTGATCACCTCCACGATGGGCCTTTCAAGCTCCCTTTTGTCAAATCTGTACTCGTAGACCTTTTCAAAACGAATCCTTCCTTCCCGGAAGGTAAAGCCGTACTGGGCCTCGTACTCCCACTGTGCCAGTGCCACTCCACGGAAGAAATATCCCATCATGGAAAATCCCAGTTCGAGGCCGTCCCCACTGGACCTGACGGACTTGCCTATGTCCAAGGCCCGGCAAATCTTCTCCTTATCTGACAGTCTGAGCTGTAAGGTCCTTACCTCCTTGACCTTGTTGAGGGTCATGATGCCTGCCCACTTGGCGTCTGCCAGGCGCCAGGTGGCCTCTAACTTATTGCCTTTTGCTTCCACCACCCTGAACGGGACGTCCTCTTCGTTTATTGCCAAGAGCCTTCTTCTGAGCTCCTCTTCGCTTACGGGCTCGATCCCTGGCTTGGCTGGAACCCTCGTTGCCCAGCCTGTCACTCGATTCCAGAGGCGCAATTGTATTGCTGCGTAAAGAATTGCTAAAATGACCATGTGAGGAATATATGTCTTTGTCCCGAAAAAAGCTGTCAACCAATTGGCCTCTGGGTTGGGGCGCATGATCCCAGAGCCCTGTATAAGCTTTTCTGCTGAAACAGGGTCCTTGGCTTCAGCGTGAAGGATCACCCGACCTATGCGCTCCACCCTGCCAGCAATCCCCTTTTTATGGAGCTCATATGAATGATAACCGGGGCCGCTAAACTGGCTTGTACCGGCCTCCTGTGCCACATTCTTGGAGTAGGTCTCAAAGGATTGTTTTGCCTGCTTTTCCCCCTCGCACAGGAAAGCCTTTATGGTGCCGCCCTCTTGACGCCCCATCACTGCGGCCACTGCGCCGGGGTAGTGGAATCTCTCTTTGACTGCAGCCTTTGGAAAGATGCCCGTCAGCTTGCCGGCCTCCATGTTATGGAGGATCTCCTGGTCCAGGATCAGCCTTGGTGGGGCCAAAATTGCTCCTAGAAACAAAAGTCCGCTTGGTGCCAGTACTGAAGCAAAGAAGTAAAAAAGAGCTATAAATACCCTCATGCTCTCTCAATACCTCAAGTTAGCCTGAAATACCACAAATGGCCTTCTTTGATTGGAGAAGAAGAAGAAGAAGTCTGTCAAAATCAAGAATCAGCTCCCTCCTCCCCAAGAGCACGCAAACCCCCAAATACCCACTCTATCTCCTCTTTTCATTTGCTCAAGGAGGTTTTCTTAGCGATCTAGCAAATCCAGCCAGTTTTCCAAGATTCTGAGCCTTTCCTTGGTAAGCTCCACCTGACATTCCATCAGCTCCAGCTTTCCCATGGATCCCTCTGAGAAGTAGCTGTAGCGAGCCCTGCACTCCTCATCGCGAAAACTGATCCATGCCTTCTGGGCTTTTACGAACAGATCCCGAACATTGGCCTTGCGGTCTTGGGAGGTCTGTTTTGCCGAAGGGCCCAGCTGATCCAGGATACGCCTGTAAAGGTGGTTCAATTTGGAGTCCAGTTCCTTGTATTTCTTTTCCAGACATTCCAAGATCTCAAGGGTGTTACCATCGCAGTCCGACCCCAGGGCTCCTCCCCAAGGTACCAACAGCAAGAG
The nucleotide sequence above comes from bacterium. Encoded proteins:
- a CDS encoding tetratricopeptide repeat protein — its product is MILLPLSTARAQEFQGKIVHIQGEVLVASSSQGPWVKARTGMSLAEGDMVVTAKGARAALLFQDQTQVQLHEQSRIQIKRMGKVGFQVQKAGSRQGFFKPPQSLYKLLGGRVWVRALHPVDWEVGSVMVGVRGTDMGLMLDEYSGEGEIWILAGQVYLIHAWGQTVLDSGQKASLSPARPPRIESLRLHPAQSVQWVLRHPIWISPLDVRLEEEETWPEGLLQALEARNAGETQKAMDLCQEQLADPMAKLLLAWILMDQGKGQEAQEKFEALPSNLGLKWAGLALGRIQQGLFQEARELLLEGQVMWGWSRLFDSLWGIASLGMGEMDEALKKLGGPDGLEEELPALVIAQRSLMALVQKDPARAEALSGKALQVYAGSPTAQLARAVILRSEGDLEGALEAVLNVLERDPRYVPALIQAAELSWGMGRSKEARGFLELAELFSPGNSGILVLKGFMLLAVGEHLKAREKLQAALELEPFSSEAHMGLGILEMREGSAEKALEEFLSASLVEPMASLPLSYLGKSLHQLGRHREALVVLNRAAELDPMDPTPYLYQALILRDLHRPADAVRALENSMARNNSRSVYRSRFLLDQDRAVRNVDLAQAYRELGLLSRAKAHAILSVREDPTNSSARLFLSTPFREEGKARAGIRELLRAQMLAPANVNTFNTFHDYTVMFEGPRIQGELEGAMGELGLWNSNLFLQGGTSRTAGDLLIWAQEEKGFHKENHRERDHYWRTDWKISLDPSQELLFRWGSMLWARGDHSGDADAEWIQDPYLNQRGHVHTATLGHRLHLGPKQELLSYGIWSSQGFRLEDHLWFTVPPAIEAHMDLNWRFKEEHFQAGLLGMSRWGSHRLEWGMHGARGRERLEPWVLTSFRYGGALLGRVLQDKALEVPTYMWEMHAGDIWEIIPELYLEGSVNFQVASMGSSPPVVSDERQKRVCLGPRLGIVWRAGGRDLLRLAAARYLESPYTLVEGLQPVEVAGFALGEDTAGGSLNTEARMAWDRMWSEALSTHVELGVRHHRTWEQASDVRGFQARTLRDWRAQGEVELLLTPSVSLVGRYGYRCGAWEEVKKHWDTWPGESWTEHRGILELRWIHPAGWKFLLRETGVLQLGDLGLYGRTQKASWTDLELEKFLWGRRCSVKLMARNLWNQPFRLKTWELVGEKGIPARQVSIWIRVLF
- a CDS encoding DUF2318 domain-containing protein; this translates as MEDSKSMKDSCGKTAYENGHRRHNRLSRSGMRAVLQILIAGVATLGLTSGCFSPGDSSSSPQVKGDQWRLSIKDFQEGKARHFHYRLADNTTVRFFLIKTSDGTFRAALDACDVCWPQGKGYVQDGNYMVCKNCGRTFRNQDIGLYRGGCNPHPLQSRLEGKELVIELKELQEGARYFRSTNQVY
- a CDS encoding ABC transporter permease, whose amino-acid sequence is MKMQDMVWKRLQRKKAKALFVLLGLLIGVGAAVGFLSLTRALTMEIQHKMELYGANILITPATDNLSLSFGGITLGSISFDMKELQQKELGNLLSIPNARNIAAVGPMLLGAVAHGDRRLILAGMEFSSLGALRPWWRINGEYPTQGQVVLGAEAARIMGLKPGEEWSILGSRWKISGVLEPTGSQEDLMAFAPLSEVQSALGKEGKISMVEVAALCAGCPIEEMVAQISKVLPEARVQAIKQVVEGRIEAMKQMQRVAMGLSGLVLLVGSLVVFVTMMASVRERTSEIGVLGAIGFPKKQIAKLILTEAAVLSFLAGILGYGIGMLSAKVALPFFSEGHSHSAAHLLFQPELALGAVALSTGLGLLASLYPALAASRLDPAEAIRSH
- a CDS encoding ABC transporter ATP-binding protein translates to MCLIRAEGIVKRYGHGPGVVEALRGIDLEVPEGDWLAIMGRSGSGKSTLLTVLGGLNSPSGGNYWVEDVELYCLPLQQRAEFRREKMGFVFQSFQLLDYLSAIENVMLPLVNSPMPSRRKKQLAREALEKVGLYHKGSRLPAQLSGGEQQRVAIARAIVNRPVLLLADEPTGNLDSATAEQVMELFGELNSQGMTIVMVTHSEQWAAMAKRITRISDGRVMGN
- a CDS encoding flavodoxin family protein, which encodes MIKLLAVQGSPRKGGNTEILLEKAIEGALAAGAQVKKVELRLLHITPCLEIYECKKTGLCPIQDDMTPLYSEIDSSNRLILASPIFFYSVTAHAKAFIDRCQAGWARRYVLGRRVESPVARKGAFISVGATRGKKLFEGVKLTVKYFFDALDMEYAEELLVRGVDEKGEILNYPEHLQAAYELGRRMGTP
- a CDS encoding DUF2889 domain-containing protein translates to MILSFLRNKVMDVSQEKDGSLRVSWRLTDTFWDAALEIVVTLPDLEIRAASGTIRRSPYKQCSSAPELLSRVVGVRVGAGLRKIVEGLVGGPSGCPELAEGVLECCNAVILHFTVPQLQATETGTEEQKRESFQAMLRLNPRLVRSCVAFAEDSPLMQGLV
- a CDS encoding DUF2889 domain-containing protein; this translates as MISFSRTMLVGAEFPQEDLVRFHGMLEDRIYAMEILMDVRISDGVVQAIRGRMKRFTTPVCPKAEDILQVAVGMSLREPGWISRINKEVGRKGCQHFAEILVECGRCLDAACMAHDVFAKIKETPDVDPSWLAQAYSASHPELSGRCMASP
- a CDS encoding PHP domain-containing protein, whose product is MRIDLHVHTSPRSQCSSIDPIQLMERAQSIGLQGVCLTEHGIMWDKQEVEELQRTHENVRILRGMEVTTNQGDVLVFGLSRDIKNIVPIEELRREVLAAGGFMVAAHPFRGFLLFGITQLQVSPEQACRRPLFQNVDGVEIGNCKVTQPENEMARQVALRLGLAKVAGSDAHSLEELGRWVTVFQREIRNELELVEELRQGRFSVEQAL
- a CDS encoding lysozyme inhibitor LprI family protein — translated: MAAGLGLLLLVPWGGALGSDCDGNTLEILECLEKKYKELDSKLNHLYRRILDQLGPSAKQTSQDRKANVRDLFVKAQKAWISFRDEECRARYSYFSEGSMGKLELMECQVELTKERLRILENWLDLLDR